The Rhododendron vialii isolate Sample 1 chromosome 5a, ASM3025357v1 genome contains a region encoding:
- the LOC131326914 gene encoding uncharacterized protein LOC131326914: MADKCTMSLLEAMDCLWFHQVVVLSVPSLPVIHKTLQTPVPTSDTLSYSSSNTSQLSLPGEEVSSAASSFTTPSEDDCSNQQEIVENKEAEQNPKQPTRLNTIITTKSRAHSSSSPSNRSHRKKRLRSYTGSVRRLQKTMSCKTLEELELEEVKGFIDLGFEFKKESLSPRMLSVVPGLKRFGSWDVDHDEERNGTVQNCDHELIEEEEGEEEERGVMRPYLSEAWIENRSELGFTNITLPRVSAAGDMKKLIKCWARTVASAIRQES, from the exons ATGGCAGACAAGTGCACCATGAGTCTCCTAGAAGCCATGGACTGCTTGTGGTTTCACCAAGTTGTTGTGCTTTCTGTACCCAGTTTACCAGTTATCCACAAAACCCTGCAGACGCCAGTACCCACTTCAGATACGCTGAGCTATTCGTCATCAAACACCTCTCAACTGTCTCTCCCAGGGGAAGAAGTCTCGTCGGCCGCATCTTCTTTCACTACTCCTTCAGAG GATGACTGCAGCAATCAGCAAGAAATTGTTGAAAACAAGGAAGCCGAACAAAATCCCAAACAACCCACAAGATTGAATACAATCATCACAACCAAATCGCGGGCCCACTCATCATCGTCACCATCGAACCGATCCCACAGAAAAAAACGGCTCAGATCGTACACAGGATCAGTAAGGAGGCTCCAAAAAACCATGAGTTGCAAAACCTTGGAAGAGCTGGAGCTTGAAGAAGTAAAAGGGTTCATTGACTTGGGCTTCGAATTCAAGAAAGAGAGCTTAAGTCCAAGAATGCTGAGTGTGGTGCCTGGATTAAAACGATTCGGGTCGTGGGATGTGGATCATGACGAGGAAAGAAATGGAACTGTCCAAAATTGTGATCATGAAttaattgaagaagaagaaggggaagaagaggagagaggtgTGATGAGGCCTTATCTATCGGAGGCGTGGATCGAGAACAGATCCGAATTGGGATTCACGAATATAACACTGCCGAGAGTGTCTGCGGCCGGTGATATGAAGAAACTTATCAAGTGCTGGGCTAGAACCGTGGCTTCGGCTATTCGGCAAGAATCTTGA
- the LOC131326254 gene encoding peroxidase 21 isoform X2, with the protein MANKHRFGPIFFIFLSLLPLLLQFSSGDLQLDYYNDSCPRAEEIIKEQVNNLYHKHGNTAVSWIRNLFHDCIVKSCDASLLLETKYGILSEQSSEKSFGMRNFKYIVTIKEALESECPLAVSCADIVALSARDGVALLGGPQIAMKTGRKDSKESYAAEVEELIPNHNDTMSSVLSRFQSVGIDTEGTVALLGAHSVGRTHCTNLVDRLYPTVDPSLDPGHAEYLKRRCPSPYPDMEAVEYSRNDLKTPMVLDNMYHKNLLSHKGLLSVDQQLASDPATLPFVEKMASDNGYFLEQFSRAMVVLSENNPITGDEGEIRRDCRYVNRD; encoded by the exons ATGGCTAACAAGCATCGATTTGGCCCAATCTTCTTCATCTTTCTGTCGTTGTTGCCCTTACTCTTGCAGTTTTCTTCTG GCGATCTCCAATTGGATTACTATAATGATAGTTGCCCAAGAGCTGAAGAAATCATCAAAGAACAAGTCAACAACCTCTACCACAAGCATGGAAACACTGCGGTTTCATGGATCAGAAATCTCTTCCATGATTGCATCGTtaag TCGTGCGATGCATCACTGCTGCTGGAGACGAAATATGGCATACTCTCGGAGCAGAGTTCAGAGAAGAGTTTCGGGATGAGAAATTTTAAATACATCGTCACCATCAAAGAGGCTCTCGAGAGCGAGTGCCCCTTGGCCGTTTCTTGTGCTGATATCGTTGCTCTTTCTGCTAGAGACGGTGTTGCCCTG CTGGGAGGGCCACAGATTGCAATGAAAACAGGGAGGAAGGACAGCAAAGAAAGTTATGCTGCAGAGGTGGAAGAGCTCATCCCTAACCACAACGATACCATGTCTTCGGTTCTGTCGCGATTTCAATCCGTTGGCATCGATACTGAAGGGACAGTTGCACTTTTAG GGGCACACTCAGTGGGGAGAACCCATTGCACAAACCTTGTAGACAGGCTCTACCCAACAGTGGATCCTAGCTTGGACCCTGGCCATGCTGAATACCTAAAACGTCGATGCCCTTCACCGTATCCCGATATGGAGGCCGTGGAATACTCGCGGAACGACCTAAAAACGCCGATGGTGTTGGACAACATGTATCACAAGAACCTATTGAGCCACAAGGGGCTGTTATCGGTTGATCAGCAACTGGCTTCCGATCCTGCAACGTTGCCTTTTGTGGAGAAAATGGCGTCCGACAACGGCTACTTCCTTGAGCAGTTTTCCAGGGCAATGGTCGTGCTATCGGAGAACAATCCGATTACTGGAGATGAAGGAGAGATAAGGCGGGATTGTCGTTACGTGAACCGGGATTAA
- the LOC131326254 gene encoding peroxidase 21 isoform X1, with the protein MANKHRFGPIFFIFLSLLPLLLQFSSATGDLQLDYYNDSCPRAEEIIKEQVNNLYHKHGNTAVSWIRNLFHDCIVKSCDASLLLETKYGILSEQSSEKSFGMRNFKYIVTIKEALESECPLAVSCADIVALSARDGVALLGGPQIAMKTGRKDSKESYAAEVEELIPNHNDTMSSVLSRFQSVGIDTEGTVALLGAHSVGRTHCTNLVDRLYPTVDPSLDPGHAEYLKRRCPSPYPDMEAVEYSRNDLKTPMVLDNMYHKNLLSHKGLLSVDQQLASDPATLPFVEKMASDNGYFLEQFSRAMVVLSENNPITGDEGEIRRDCRYVNRD; encoded by the exons ATGGCTAACAAGCATCGATTTGGCCCAATCTTCTTCATCTTTCTGTCGTTGTTGCCCTTACTCTTGCAGTTTTCTTCTG CTACAGGCGATCTCCAATTGGATTACTATAATGATAGTTGCCCAAGAGCTGAAGAAATCATCAAAGAACAAGTCAACAACCTCTACCACAAGCATGGAAACACTGCGGTTTCATGGATCAGAAATCTCTTCCATGATTGCATCGTtaag TCGTGCGATGCATCACTGCTGCTGGAGACGAAATATGGCATACTCTCGGAGCAGAGTTCAGAGAAGAGTTTCGGGATGAGAAATTTTAAATACATCGTCACCATCAAAGAGGCTCTCGAGAGCGAGTGCCCCTTGGCCGTTTCTTGTGCTGATATCGTTGCTCTTTCTGCTAGAGACGGTGTTGCCCTG CTGGGAGGGCCACAGATTGCAATGAAAACAGGGAGGAAGGACAGCAAAGAAAGTTATGCTGCAGAGGTGGAAGAGCTCATCCCTAACCACAACGATACCATGTCTTCGGTTCTGTCGCGATTTCAATCCGTTGGCATCGATACTGAAGGGACAGTTGCACTTTTAG GGGCACACTCAGTGGGGAGAACCCATTGCACAAACCTTGTAGACAGGCTCTACCCAACAGTGGATCCTAGCTTGGACCCTGGCCATGCTGAATACCTAAAACGTCGATGCCCTTCACCGTATCCCGATATGGAGGCCGTGGAATACTCGCGGAACGACCTAAAAACGCCGATGGTGTTGGACAACATGTATCACAAGAACCTATTGAGCCACAAGGGGCTGTTATCGGTTGATCAGCAACTGGCTTCCGATCCTGCAACGTTGCCTTTTGTGGAGAAAATGGCGTCCGACAACGGCTACTTCCTTGAGCAGTTTTCCAGGGCAATGGTCGTGCTATCGGAGAACAATCCGATTACTGGAGATGAAGGAGAGATAAGGCGGGATTGTCGTTACGTGAACCGGGATTAA